CACCCGACCGGCCAGCGAATAGGTCCCCAAAACGCGCAGCTCGGCGCTCTCCTTGCCCTCTCCCATCAACCGCAGGTCCGCAGCCCGATGACTGAATTCAAACCGATAAGGATATGGCTCCACCCCCAGCTCACGGATTCGGCGAAGGTTTTCACGGCGAGCAAGTTCTTGATCGGTCAGGGCCTGGGCCCCTCCGGTGGAGATCTGTTCAGACATAGTGGCAGGGAAAAATAACTCAACGAGGAATCATTCATCCTAAATCCCGCACTAGAATCGAGCGCATCCCATCCCGTCTAGCTTCGGGTCTTGGATTCCGTGGCTTCGTCACCGCACCGGACCAGGGTGCGCCTCCTCAGCCCCGAAACCAATTCCCATCGCCATCCAGGCGGGCTGCATCTCGCTCTAATGCGGGAATTAGGATCATTCCGCAATTGCGCGGAAACGAAAAAAGGCCCTCCCGGATCGAATCCGGAAGGGCCTTTGAGAGCGGGATAAGAGACTCGAACCCTCGACCTTCTCCATGGCAAGGAGACGCTCTACCAACTGAGCTAATCCCGCGTCGTTGGGAGGAAAAATATAGGCCGACCCTCGACTCACGTCAAGGGGACGGCCTTAAAAAAATCAGGTCAAGGAATAACGGGTTCCACGAGCCTTGCCGGTGCGGCCGATCTTGCGCTCGGCAACCAACTCGTCGAGAGTCTTCTTGAGGGACAGGCCATCGAAGCCGACCTTGGCAGCCACTTCGGTGATGGTCAAAGTCGCGCCTTCGAGGGCGGTCAGAACGCGCTCTGCACGTTCGCCAGCCGGCAGGCTGGAACTGGAGGCGGCACGTCCACGGCGAACAGGAGCGACCTCGCCGTCACGAGCGCGGATCTTGTCTTCCAGATCGCGAATCGCCTTCTTGTGCTCGTCGATCTGGCGGCGGATTTCGCCGACTTCGGCGCTCTTACGACGTGCGATTTCCTTAACGAGATCTTCTGTGGAAAGGTCCTGCAACGACATGTAATATCTCCTGATTTCGGCATTCAATCATGCCTTGGTTTTCTAAGGAAAGGGGCGATAAACCACAACGCTCCCCTATCTGGGATTGAATAATACTGGGGGCGGGGGAGATGTCAATACCAATGCCGATCTTTTACCGAAAAAAGATCGGCATTGGCGTCATTCCAAGATCAGAGACGATTGCGCGTGATTTCGTACAATGCGATTGCTGCTGCAACCGAAGCATTGTAGCTCTGCAGGTTCTCGTTCATGGGCAATCGAATCAGGCGAGCGCAGGGGCGGCGCAAATGAGGAGGAATCCCACGATCTTCGCCTCCAGCCACCAAAACAACCGGCCCCGGAAACGAAACGGTGCGAATTTCTTCGCCTCGCGCATCCAATCCCACCACCAGAAAACCCAATTCGGAAAGGTCTTCCAAAACACTTTCCAAGTCGTTGGGCCTGGCCACAGGCAAATGGGTCAGGGTTCCCGCCGAGGTTTCTTCCACGATGGGAGTCAATCCACAACCTCCTTTGCGAGGCAAGATCAGCCCCTCAACACCCATTCCCACGCACGTGCGGACCACGGCACCGAGGTTGCGGGGGTCTTCCATGGCCGCTGCCACGACCACGATGGGACTGCCGCCATCCTTGATCCTCTGGACGAGTTTCTCGCGAAGTTCGGTCCATTCGGCGAATTCACGAACATTGCAAACCGCCACCACGCCTTGGTGTCTACGTCCGAACGCGCGAACCGAAAGCTCTTTGGCCATCAATTGCTGGTAGGGAACACCGTTCTCCTCGGCCAGTTTTTGCAATTCGTAAAGCCGTGGCTCACCAGCGCCTCGCTCCAAGAGCAATCGCTGGATCCGCCGAGGCTCGCTTTCCAACAGGGCTTGCACCGCGTGTTGGCCGCAAACGATTTCGGCCGCATTCTCGCGCTCCACAATCGGCGGCTCTTCGCGGGCAGGCCGTGCGAACGCGCGTCGGTCTCCTCCCTGGAACCTTCCCTCGCGGGGAGCAAACGAACCCCCTCGAGCTTCGCGGGGG
This DNA window, taken from Fibrobacterota bacterium, encodes the following:
- a CDS encoding RNA methyltransferase, whose translation is MERENAAEIVCGQHAVQALLESEPRRIQRLLLERGAGEPRLYELQKLAEENGVPYQQLMAKELSVRAFGRRHQGVVAVCNVREFAEWTELREKLVQRIKDGGSPIVVVAAAMEDPRNLGAVVRTCVGMGVEGLILPRKGGCGLTPIVEETSAGTLTHLPVARPNDLESVLEDLSELGFLVVGLDARGEEIRTVSFPGPVVLVAGGEDRGIPPHLRRPCARLIRLPMNENLQSYNASVAAAIALYEITRNRL